One part of the Lepeophtheirus salmonis chromosome 14, UVic_Lsal_1.4, whole genome shotgun sequence genome encodes these proteins:
- the LOC121129722 gene encoding uncharacterized protein, with protein MKSFQSISLIIASALLSLSVADKPPGFGGSPPLGQYASSQSSYGNGLSGYEQEVDPLAALADAIPGVPGEDYPIYSEVPETSFVCDGQIEGGYYADPEAECQAFHICSADASGGLAKYSFLCPNGTLFNQEYFICDWWFNFDCAQAEELYSRNEEIAAEREAAAGDLDAYGSAPAGYGAPSNVYGSPSSSKSGSAKYNKPSPPSRRPSPKRKSSNKPSSGYGSPSSPAPGGYGSPVAPESSYQF; from the coding sequence ATGAAATCCTTTCAGAGTATATCCCTTATCATTGCCTCGGCACTCTTGAGTCTCTCCGTTGCTGATAAACCTCCTGGATTTGGAGGATCCCCTCCTTTAGGTCAATATGCTTCATCTCAGAGTAGTTACGGTAATGGTTTGAGTGGTTATGAGCAAGAAGTTGATCCTCTTGCTGCTCTTGCTGATGCCATTCCCGGAGTTCCTGGAGAGGACTACCCCATTTACTCTGAAGTACCAGAAACTTCTTTTGTGTGTGATGGACAAATAGAAGGAGGATACTATGCAGATCCAGAGGCTGAATGTCAAGCCTTTCATATTTGCAGTGCTGATGCTTCTGGTGGTCTAGCCAAGTATTCTTTCCTCTGTCCCAACGGCACTCTCTTCAATCAAGAGTATTTCATCTGTGACTGGTGGTTCAACTTTGACTGTGCTCAAGCTGAGGAGTTGTACTCTCGCAATGAAGAAATTGCAGCTGAGCGAGAAGCTGCAGCTGGAGATTTGGATGCCTATGGTTCAGCTCCTGCTGGATATGGTGCTCCTTCTAATGTTTATGGTTCACCATCCAGTTCTAAGTCTGGTTCTGCAAAATATAACAAACCATCTCCTCCATCACGTCGTCCCTCTCCTAAGAGAAAATCATCGAATAAACCCTCATCTGGATATGGAAGTCCTTCATCTCCTGCCCCTGGTGGGTATGGATCCCCCGTTGCTCCAGAGTCTTcctatcaattttaa
- the LOC121129790 gene encoding uncharacterized protein: protein MKSFQSISLIIASALLSLSVADKPPGFGGSPPLGQYASSQSSYGSGLEQEVDPIAALADAIPGVPGEDYPIYSEVPETSFVCDGQIEGGYYADPEAQCQAFHICGADASGGLAKYSFLCPNGTLFNQEYFICDWWFNFDCAQAEELYSRNEEIAAEREAAAGDLDAYGSAPAGYGAPSNGYGSPSSSKSGSAKYNKPSPPSRRPSPKRKSSNKPSSGYGSPSSPAPGGYGSPIAPQSSYQF, encoded by the coding sequence ATGAAATCCTTTCAGAGCATATCCCTTATCATTGCCTCGGCACTCTTGAGTCTCTCCGTTGCTGATAAACCTCCTGGATTTGGAGGATCCCCACCTTTAGGTCAATATGCTTCATCTCAGAGTAGTTACGGTAGTGGTTTAGAGCAAGAAGTTGATCCTATTGCAGCTCTTGCTGATGCCATTCCCGGAGTTCCTGGAGAGGACTACCCCATTTACTCTGAAGTACCAGAAACTTCTTTTGTGTGTGATGGACAAATTGAAGGGGGATACTATGCAGATCCAGAGGCTCAATGTCAAGCCTTTCATATTTGCGGTGCTGATGCTTCTGGTGGTCTAGCCAAGTATTCTTTCCTCTGTCCCAACGGCACTCTCTTCAATCAAGAGTATTTCATCTGTGACTGGTGGTTCAACTTTGACTGTGCTCAAGCTGAGGAGTTGTACTCTCGTAATGAAGAAATAGCAGCTGAGCGAGAAGCTGCAGCTGGAGATTTGGATGCCTATGGTTCAGCTCCTGCTGGATATGGTGCTCCTTCTAATGGTTATGGTTCTCCATCCAGTTCTAAGTCTGGTTCTGCTAAATATAACAAACCATCTCCTCCATCACGTCGCCCCTCTCCTAAGagaaaatcatcaaataaaCCCTCATCTGGATATGGAAGTCCTTCATCTCCTGCCCCTGGTGGATATGGATCCCCCATTGCTCCACAGTCTTcctatcaattttaa